GACAGGCCATGAACTGGGACATTCCCACAATCTCAACCATCTCGACATTGGCGGGGCGGCGGAGCCCTACGATAGCCACGATGACGGGGCCATGGTTCTGGACGTTCCCTTCGACCCGGCAGCAATGAACGTCCCCGCCGACCCCAACGCAGCTGGCGGAGTCATCGAATCCGGTCGATCACTCAGGGCTGGGTAATAAAGGCGACGATGCGCATCGCGTGGCCGCACCGTGGACACCGGAGCTGGTTGCCGGTGCAGCAGCTCCGCCCAACGGTGGCGGGCTTCCTGGAGCGCGGGCGGCAGCGACTCCGCCGCCACGGCCGGGGCCGGCTCGGGGGCGCCAGCCCGGCGCCGGATGCCGCGGGTCCGGTTGGCGTACCAGCCGTAGTAGCGCTGGAGCACTTGGCCCTTGTTGGGGATGTGGCTCACCACCCGCGCCAGGAACTCGAGGGCCTCCAGCGTCTCCGCGCCCGCCGTGGGGCCGCTCGCCTTGTCGGACTGATAGGTGACCGTGCCGGTGTCCGCCCCATACGCCAGTCGGCCGAGCGCCAAAGGGTGCCGCGCGCAGTAGCGGGCCAGCCGCACGGCAAGCAACATCTCCCTCGTGCGCCACCTGGGCCCGATGATGCGACGCGATGGCGCGTTCCTCTCGCTGACCTACATGGCCGGCGAGCGCGTGATCCCGGGCTACGGCGGCGGGATGTCGTCGGCCAAGGCGGCGCTCGAAGCCGACACGCGAACGCTCGCCTACGAGGCGGGCCGCCGCTT
The sequence above is a segment of the Gemmatimonadales bacterium genome. Coding sequences within it:
- a CDS encoding transposase: MLLAVRLARYCARHPLALGRLAYGADTGTVTYQSDKASGPTAGAETLEALEFLARVVSHIPNKGQVLQRYYGWYANRTRGIRRRAGAPEPAPAVAAESLPPALQEARHRWAELLHRQPAPVSTVRPRDAHRRLYYPALSDRPDSMTPPAALGSAGTFIAAGSKGTSRTMAPSSWLS